A section of the Kribbella sp. HUAS MG21 genome encodes:
- a CDS encoding methyltransferase domain-containing protein has protein sequence MVTETFRITREQAELYEERFVPALFRNWVDPVLDGAGVRTGQRVLDVACGTGVVARNAADRVGGTGSVIGLDVNPAMLEVARNVRPELDWRTGDAADLPFDDDDFDVVTCQAALMFFPDPTAALREMARVTRPGGVVAVQVFSALPKQPAYGPWIAMVAEHAGPGATQMLGTYWVHGDADALRARCADAGLRVTAVQEHIRPAYFASVEAMVLTEVNSTPLADRLKPSELQRILAESAPILGHFRTGDHLEIPLAGHVLVATPT, from the coding sequence ATGGTCACCGAGACCTTCCGGATCACGCGCGAGCAAGCAGAACTGTACGAGGAGCGCTTCGTGCCGGCGCTCTTCCGGAACTGGGTCGATCCCGTTCTCGACGGAGCCGGCGTCCGCACTGGCCAGCGGGTTCTCGACGTCGCCTGCGGCACCGGGGTCGTCGCCCGGAACGCCGCGGACCGTGTCGGCGGCACAGGGTCGGTCATTGGGCTCGATGTGAACCCGGCGATGCTGGAAGTCGCGCGGAACGTACGGCCCGAGCTGGACTGGCGGACCGGCGACGCGGCGGACCTCCCGTTCGACGATGACGACTTCGACGTCGTGACCTGCCAGGCGGCGCTGATGTTCTTCCCCGACCCGACCGCGGCCCTGCGGGAGATGGCGCGGGTCACCCGCCCTGGCGGCGTGGTCGCCGTCCAGGTCTTCTCGGCGCTACCGAAGCAACCGGCGTACGGTCCGTGGATCGCGATGGTCGCCGAGCACGCGGGCCCGGGCGCGACCCAGATGCTCGGCACCTATTGGGTCCACGGCGACGCGGACGCGCTCCGCGCCCGCTGCGCCGACGCCGGGCTTCGCGTGACGGCGGTGCAGGAGCACATTCGGCCGGCGTACTTCGCCTCGGTCGAGGCGATGGTGCTGACCGAGGTCAACTCCACCCCGCTCGCCGACCGGCTGAAGCCCTCGGAGCTGCAGCGGATCCTGGCCGAGTCCGCACCGATCCTCGGGCACTTCCGGACCGGCGACCACCTGGAGATCCCCCTGGCCGGTCACGTTCTCGTCGCCACCCCCACCTGA
- a CDS encoding response regulator transcription factor, giving the protein MEHADQLLRTAAVQAEAGDYAAALATRERAFAALRAAGDTRRAARLAAYQISFDHLALFGNQAVAHGWLERGIRLAADSGECVEAGWVLLSRALHCSDAGERAQLVADASRIAERFGDADLFFDAMAYDGLALVSSGRITAGMRQLDEAAAAAHGGEVRSATVAGEIYCKLLVACETTLDVRRAEDWTSVFRPLESRPSVAWASAICRMHYGGILVAAGRWNDADQELSRAVELYDTTYRALRGAALVRLAELRVRQGRLGEAGALVAEYGEDAYGVRPWARVAWANARTDVDRAAVVARVAAVVGDPTSWTLGTVPSLVLLAELQLACGQQEAAQETAKRLAGLTAVDPVDALLGYTRQLEASVTERAQAAAALAAAARHFGAASLPLEQALARLRLAELVVDTDPGTAAAEARAAADTFAWLGAAAEVDRAWSVLRALGSPARTGPIAPDVLTDREKEVLALVAQGLSNPDIAARLFITRKTAAHHVSNLITKLGVRNRTEAATWATHHNLDHTR; this is encoded by the coding sequence GTGGAGCACGCGGACCAGCTGCTTCGTACGGCAGCTGTGCAGGCCGAGGCCGGCGACTACGCCGCCGCCCTCGCCACGCGCGAGCGCGCATTCGCCGCACTTCGCGCCGCCGGCGACACCCGCCGCGCCGCCCGGTTGGCGGCGTACCAGATCTCGTTCGACCACCTCGCGCTGTTCGGCAACCAGGCGGTCGCGCACGGCTGGCTGGAGCGCGGCATCCGGCTGGCTGCGGACTCCGGCGAGTGCGTCGAGGCCGGCTGGGTCCTGCTCTCCCGCGCCCTGCACTGCTCGGACGCCGGCGAACGCGCGCAACTGGTCGCGGACGCGTCGCGGATCGCCGAACGCTTCGGCGACGCCGACCTGTTCTTCGACGCGATGGCGTACGACGGTCTCGCGCTGGTCTCGTCCGGCCGGATCACCGCTGGAATGCGCCAGCTGGACGAGGCGGCCGCCGCGGCTCACGGCGGCGAGGTTCGGAGCGCGACGGTCGCCGGTGAGATCTACTGCAAGCTCCTCGTCGCCTGCGAGACCACCCTCGACGTACGACGTGCGGAGGACTGGACCTCGGTCTTCCGGCCGCTCGAGAGCAGGCCGTCGGTCGCGTGGGCGTCGGCCATCTGCCGGATGCACTACGGCGGGATCCTGGTGGCGGCCGGACGCTGGAACGACGCCGACCAGGAGCTGAGCCGGGCCGTCGAGCTGTACGACACCACGTACCGAGCCCTCCGCGGCGCGGCGCTGGTCCGGCTGGCCGAGTTGCGGGTGCGACAGGGACGGCTGGGTGAGGCGGGCGCGCTCGTCGCGGAGTACGGCGAGGACGCGTACGGCGTGCGGCCGTGGGCGCGGGTTGCGTGGGCGAACGCCCGGACCGACGTCGACCGTGCGGCGGTGGTGGCGCGGGTTGCGGCAGTTGTCGGCGATCCAACCTCGTGGACGCTCGGCACGGTGCCGTCTTTGGTCCTGCTGGCAGAGCTTCAGCTCGCCTGCGGGCAACAGGAGGCGGCGCAGGAAACGGCGAAACGCCTGGCGGGCTTGACGGCCGTCGATCCTGTGGACGCGCTGTTGGGATACACGCGGCAGCTCGAGGCCTCTGTCACCGAACGCGCCCAAGCAGCCGCGGCTCTGGCCGCCGCAGCGCGCCACTTCGGGGCCGCGAGCCTGCCACTCGAACAGGCACTGGCCCGACTCCGACTGGCCGAACTGGTCGTCGACACCGATCCCGGGACAGCCGCAGCTGAGGCGCGAGCCGCTGCGGACACCTTCGCCTGGCTCGGCGCCGCGGCGGAGGTCGACCGAGCGTGGTCGGTCCTCAGAGCCCTGGGCAGCCCGGCCCGAACCGGCCCGATCGCCCCAGACGTACTGACCGACCGCGAGAAGGAGGTACTGGCCCTGGTCGCGCAGGGCCTGTCCAACCCCGACATCGCAGCCCGCCTGTTCATCACCCGCAAAACCGCGGCCCACCACGTCAGCAACCTGATCACCAAACTCGGCGTCCGCAACCGAACCGAAGCCGCAACCTGGGCAACCCACCACAACCTCGACCACACCCGCTGA
- a CDS encoding universal stress protein: MGGRERVVVCGVDGSAAGQRAVEWAADEARRRGCRLLAVTVWSWDGPEYGRVVASAEEARSQAVDVQNEVLGKALTEGSDLEVDRLVVEGRPSAELCHAAVGAELLVLGSHGHGAFHDALVGSTSLHVIRHAPCPVVLLPDPRRGESKHRTRRQHARPEGGVPMF; this comes from the coding sequence ATGGGCGGGCGCGAGCGGGTTGTGGTTTGTGGGGTTGACGGGTCGGCGGCGGGGCAGCGGGCTGTGGAGTGGGCGGCGGATGAGGCTCGGCGGCGGGGGTGCCGGTTGTTGGCGGTGACGGTGTGGTCGTGGGACGGGCCGGAGTACGGCAGGGTCGTCGCCAGTGCGGAGGAGGCCAGGAGTCAGGCGGTCGACGTACAGAACGAGGTCCTGGGGAAGGCTCTTACGGAGGGCTCGGACCTCGAGGTCGACCGGCTCGTGGTCGAAGGGCGGCCGAGTGCTGAGTTGTGTCACGCGGCTGTCGGCGCGGAGTTGCTTGTGCTAGGGAGCCATGGGCACGGGGCTTTTCATGATGCCTTGGTCGGGTCGACGAGCTTGCATGTCATCCGGCATGCGCCGTGTCCCGTTGTGCTGCTGCCCGATCCACGCAGGGGCGAGAGCAAGCACAGGACGCGTCGCCAGCACGCACGTCCTGAGGGCGGCGTACCGATGTTCTGA
- a CDS encoding cytochrome c biogenesis protein CcdA translates to MNELPLALALGAGMLAAVNPCGFAMLPAYLMLLVSGDDAPRRTVAVRRALAATAAMTAGFAAVFGLFGLAIAPVAGEVQQHLPWFTVVLGVVLAVAGVWLVLGRDLPVVLPKLRRGPTVTRTAASMVLYGAAYAIASLGCTIGPFLAIVVSTFRTDDTVGGVVLFAAYAAGMGLIVGTAALAVALARAGTVGRLRRFGRLAGRLGGVVLLIAGSYVAYYGWYEIRVFRGAATTDPVIDLAARLQTWIADTVDRLGVLTIGVVFVLLLALALVLLRHRSRRLPTNQDG, encoded by the coding sequence GTGAACGAACTCCCGTTGGCGCTGGCACTCGGCGCCGGCATGCTCGCGGCGGTCAATCCGTGCGGATTCGCCATGCTGCCGGCGTACCTCATGCTGCTCGTGTCCGGCGACGACGCGCCGCGCCGTACGGTCGCCGTCCGCCGGGCACTCGCCGCCACCGCGGCCATGACGGCCGGCTTCGCCGCGGTGTTCGGGTTGTTCGGACTGGCGATCGCGCCGGTCGCGGGCGAGGTGCAGCAGCACCTGCCTTGGTTCACCGTCGTCCTGGGCGTGGTTCTCGCGGTCGCCGGAGTGTGGCTGGTCCTGGGCCGCGACCTGCCCGTCGTACTGCCCAAGCTCCGCCGAGGGCCGACGGTCACTCGGACGGCCGCTTCGATGGTCCTGTACGGCGCCGCGTACGCGATCGCGTCGCTCGGCTGCACGATCGGGCCCTTCCTCGCGATCGTCGTCTCCACGTTCCGCACCGACGACACCGTGGGCGGCGTCGTCCTGTTCGCGGCCTACGCGGCGGGCATGGGGCTGATCGTCGGCACCGCGGCGCTCGCCGTCGCGCTCGCCCGCGCCGGGACCGTCGGGCGTCTCCGGCGCTTCGGGCGGCTCGCGGGCCGGCTGGGCGGCGTCGTACTGCTGATCGCGGGGTCTTATGTGGCGTACTACGGCTGGTACGAGATCCGGGTGTTCCGTGGGGCCGCAACCACCGATCCCGTCATCGATCTCGCCGCCAGGCTGCAGACGTGGATCGCCGACACCGTCGACCGCTTGGGGGTGCTGACGATCGGGGTCGTCTTCGTGCTCCTCCTGGCACTTGCCCTGGTCCTCCTTCGGCACCGCTCCCGGAGGCTTCCGACGAACCAAGACGGCTAG
- a CDS encoding redoxin domain-containing protein — translation MSVLRLAVLALVFGLLAGCGDDGPSVSGAGDPSAAAPSSPQPSSVAKPSSGASTPSAAVVPDVLKFTATTVDGKPFDGARLAAKPVVLWFWAPWCPKCRAQADATADVASKYQGKVHVVGVAGLDKTGAMRDFVTEQEVGGFPHLADEAGAIWKRFGITSQSTYVVLDAQGNKSFSGTLVNGDGLADHVAKVVG, via the coding sequence GTGTCCGTGCTGCGGTTGGCTGTGCTGGCTCTGGTCTTCGGGCTGCTCGCTGGTTGTGGCGACGACGGGCCTTCCGTGTCGGGAGCTGGTGATCCGAGCGCAGCGGCTCCGAGCAGTCCGCAGCCGTCGTCGGTCGCGAAGCCGTCGTCAGGCGCGTCGACGCCGAGCGCGGCCGTCGTACCGGATGTTCTGAAGTTCACCGCGACGACAGTCGACGGCAAGCCGTTCGACGGTGCGCGCTTGGCGGCGAAGCCAGTGGTGTTGTGGTTCTGGGCGCCGTGGTGCCCGAAGTGCCGGGCGCAGGCCGACGCTACGGCCGACGTCGCGAGCAAGTACCAGGGAAAGGTGCACGTCGTAGGCGTGGCCGGCCTGGACAAGACCGGGGCGATGCGAGACTTCGTGACCGAGCAGGAGGTGGGCGGGTTCCCGCATCTCGCCGACGAGGCCGGAGCGATCTGGAAGCGCTTCGGGATCACCTCGCAGAGCACGTACGTCGTACTCGATGCCCAGGGCAACAAGAGCTTCAGCGGCACCTTGGTGAACGGCGACGGTCTCGCCGACCACGTCGCCAAGGTCGTCGGCTGA
- a CDS encoding response regulator transcription factor, producing the protein MLGRCFELRADAGELHEATRTAYWLWSAHVFSRGEFAIAAGWVERARGLAAGRRDGEYGWSLIPQAYGCIGAGEYRAAEEVLRRATELGLERGDTDLVTIATTMRGRVTLMLGSLERGLALLDEAMVRILSRTTSPRATSVLYCAAIGSCYEVHEIARAAEWSVALDKWLGELPGLSGVYFGNCRIYRALLMRLRGDWSRAAAELEQACRDLAADGKLVAGHAWYELGESRRLRGDHGVEDAYQRAMAFGRVAQPGLARYRLRQGDLRAADTGLRRVLAERDRAADRFELLPAAVEIDLAAGRFESAKSALTEMQEIATVYPTTAARSTVAAARGTVALAEDRPTDAPVDLREAFNGWLELGAPYETAVVGLRIAEACRALGDEDGVRMQLDAALTTFDRLGARPDADRAHELLADRRDGLSPRETEVLRRVADGLTNAEIAAELCLSERTVHRHVSNILAKLGVRSRTAAAIVAVQRRLT; encoded by the coding sequence GTGCTGGGCAGGTGCTTCGAACTCCGGGCCGACGCCGGCGAGCTCCACGAGGCCACGCGGACGGCGTACTGGCTGTGGAGTGCACACGTCTTCAGCCGGGGTGAGTTCGCGATCGCGGCCGGTTGGGTGGAGCGGGCCCGTGGTCTGGCGGCCGGACGGCGGGACGGCGAGTACGGCTGGTCGTTGATCCCGCAGGCGTACGGCTGCATCGGAGCCGGTGAGTACCGGGCCGCCGAGGAGGTCCTGCGTCGCGCGACCGAACTGGGTCTCGAGCGTGGCGACACCGACCTGGTCACGATCGCGACGACGATGCGTGGCCGGGTGACCCTCATGCTGGGCTCACTCGAGCGCGGGCTGGCGCTGCTCGACGAGGCGATGGTCCGGATCCTGAGCCGGACGACCTCGCCACGGGCCACCAGTGTCTTGTACTGCGCCGCGATCGGCTCGTGTTACGAGGTCCACGAGATCGCCCGCGCGGCGGAGTGGTCCGTTGCCCTCGACAAGTGGCTCGGCGAATTGCCCGGACTGAGTGGCGTGTACTTCGGGAACTGCCGCATCTACCGCGCGCTCCTCATGCGCTTGCGCGGGGACTGGTCGCGCGCCGCGGCCGAGCTCGAACAGGCGTGCCGTGATCTCGCGGCCGACGGGAAGCTGGTGGCCGGCCACGCGTGGTACGAACTCGGCGAGTCGCGGAGGCTGCGCGGCGACCACGGAGTCGAGGACGCCTACCAACGCGCGATGGCGTTCGGCCGGGTGGCGCAGCCGGGCCTCGCTCGCTATCGGTTGCGCCAGGGGGATCTGCGGGCGGCGGACACCGGCCTGCGCCGCGTGCTCGCCGAACGGGACCGCGCGGCCGACAGGTTCGAACTCCTGCCCGCCGCCGTGGAGATCGATCTCGCCGCCGGCCGGTTCGAGTCCGCCAAGTCCGCGCTGACCGAGATGCAAGAGATCGCTACCGTGTATCCGACGACAGCGGCACGGTCGACAGTGGCCGCCGCTCGCGGAACTGTGGCGTTGGCCGAGGACCGTCCGACTGATGCGCCCGTCGATCTCAGGGAGGCCTTCAACGGCTGGCTGGAACTAGGGGCGCCGTACGAGACGGCGGTGGTCGGACTGCGCATCGCCGAGGCATGCCGAGCACTCGGCGACGAGGACGGCGTACGAATGCAGCTGGACGCCGCGCTGACGACCTTCGACCGGCTTGGCGCGCGGCCCGACGCGGACCGCGCACACGAGCTGTTGGCCGACCGGCGTGACGGGCTGAGCCCGCGGGAGACCGAAGTACTGCGGCGGGTCGCGGACGGTCTGACCAACGCCGAGATCGCCGCCGAGCTGTGCTTGAGCGAACGGACCGTCCACCGGCATGTCAGCAACATCCTGGCCAAGCTCGGGGTCCGGTCACGCACCGCGGCCGCGATCGTCGCGGTCCAGCGCAGGCTCACCTGA
- a CDS encoding ribonuclease H — translation MVVPVGARTVFTDGACSGNPGPGGWAWALSTTEYAVGHEAVSTNQRMEIRAALEAVRANDGPLLVVSDSTYVVNCFRDAWHAGWLERGWLTSAKKPVANRDLWEPLVELVTQRGDVAFQWVKGHSGHEMNDFVDGLAVAACFPQR, via the coding sequence ATGGTGGTTCCTGTCGGTGCGCGCACGGTGTTCACCGACGGTGCCTGCTCGGGCAACCCCGGGCCGGGAGGCTGGGCCTGGGCGTTGTCGACGACGGAGTACGCCGTCGGTCATGAGGCGGTGTCCACGAACCAGCGGATGGAGATCCGGGCCGCCCTCGAAGCCGTGCGCGCGAACGACGGTCCGCTGCTGGTCGTCTCGGACTCGACGTACGTCGTCAACTGTTTCCGCGACGCCTGGCACGCCGGCTGGCTCGAACGAGGCTGGCTCACCTCGGCGAAGAAGCCGGTCGCCAACCGGGACCTGTGGGAGCCCTTGGTGGAGTTGGTGACGCAGCGTGGGGACGTCGCCTTCCAGTGGGTCAAGGGCCATTCCGGCCACGAGATGAACGACTTCGTGGACGGCCTGGCCGTCGCCGCCTGCTTCCCGCAGCGCTGA
- a CDS encoding LacI family DNA-binding transcriptional regulator, which translates to MRATVRDVASWAGVSPKTVSNVLNGTVNVRPATRARVEQAMVALDYVPNLSARGLRNGRTGMIAIALSDLQVPFFAEMLHHFVNAAAARGLQVQVEETGWDPGREAQLLSRAREHQVDGLILNPVNHETTAVQPGIALPPVVLIGEVDLPIVDMVWMDNAAAVADLTGELIRTGHRRIALLGMSDHPAAVARLEGYRQALRSAGLPLDPRLEIASEDWRPTSAARALNAFLDSDPGPVDAVVCCTDGAAMGALLALHAHGLRVPEDVSVTGYDNINDSAITVPPLTTIDFDKTRVADTAIDLLTRRIADPDGSPRKVTLPHRLVWRSSTTSR; encoded by the coding sequence ATGCGAGCCACCGTGCGGGATGTCGCGAGCTGGGCCGGGGTGTCGCCGAAGACGGTCTCCAACGTGCTCAACGGGACCGTCAACGTGCGTCCCGCCACCCGCGCCCGCGTCGAGCAGGCGATGGTTGCCCTCGACTACGTCCCGAACCTCTCGGCCCGCGGGCTGCGGAACGGGCGCACCGGCATGATCGCGATCGCGCTGTCGGACCTGCAGGTTCCGTTCTTCGCCGAGATGCTGCACCACTTCGTCAACGCGGCGGCCGCGCGCGGTCTGCAGGTCCAGGTCGAGGAGACCGGCTGGGACCCCGGGCGGGAAGCCCAATTGCTGTCCCGGGCCCGGGAACACCAGGTGGACGGCCTGATCCTGAATCCGGTCAACCACGAGACGACCGCCGTACAGCCCGGGATCGCGCTGCCGCCGGTGGTGCTGATCGGCGAGGTGGACCTGCCGATCGTCGACATGGTGTGGATGGACAACGCGGCCGCGGTCGCCGACCTGACCGGCGAGCTGATCAGGACCGGGCATCGCCGGATCGCGCTCCTCGGCATGTCCGACCACCCGGCGGCCGTCGCCCGCCTCGAGGGCTACCGGCAGGCGCTGCGGTCGGCCGGCCTGCCGCTGGATCCGAGGCTCGAGATCGCCAGCGAGGATTGGCGGCCGACGTCCGCGGCCCGGGCCCTGAACGCCTTTCTGGACAGCGATCCCGGGCCGGTCGACGCCGTCGTCTGCTGTACCGACGGCGCCGCGATGGGGGCGCTGCTCGCGCTGCACGCGCACGGCCTGAGGGTGCCCGAAGACGTGTCGGTGACCGGTTACGACAACATCAACGACTCGGCGATCACCGTGCCGCCGCTGACCACGATCGATTTCGACAAGACGCGGGTCGCCGACACCGCGATCGACCTGCTGACGCGAAGAATCGCCGACCCAGACGGCTCGCCGCGCAAGGTGACGCTCCCCCACCGGCTCGTCTGGCGATCCAGCACCACGTCCAGGTGA
- a CDS encoding alpha-N-arabinofuranosidase, translated as MTATSTIDPAFAVGPVNPWLFGTFVEHLGRCVYTGIYEPTHPSADEDGFRGDVAALVRELGATVVRYPGGNFVSGYRWEDGVGPRETRPRVLDLAWRSIETNQVGTDDFLAWCARVGLEPMLAVNLGNRGLAEAVDYLEYVNGAPGTRYADQRVQNGNAKPWGVRLWCLGNEMDGPWQLGHKTPLEYARLAQEVAHAYKTFDPNLLLVACGSSNTTMPTFGEWERVVLEHCYENVDLISAHVYYEPVDGDEVSFLASSAHMDRYIRDVVATADHVAAKRRSSKRINISFDEWNVWFAARHAQHEEERAEASEAPALIQDVYTALDAVVVGSLLITLLRNTDRVGVACQAQLVNAIAPILTVEGGDAWRQTIFHPFALTAKYARGTVLMLAGDHGSVDTPAYGSVEQVWAVATYDEESGELALFAANRSLTEPASWTVRLGSLGELRLLEHLVVGDDDRNAVNSQQAPDRVVPQAGSSALAGDRLTVTLPPASWHCIRLAR; from the coding sequence GTGACCGCGACCTCTACGATCGACCCGGCCTTCGCCGTCGGACCCGTCAATCCCTGGTTGTTCGGGACGTTCGTCGAGCACCTCGGCAGGTGTGTCTACACCGGTATCTACGAGCCCACCCACCCGTCGGCCGACGAGGACGGCTTCCGCGGCGACGTCGCCGCGCTGGTCCGCGAGCTCGGCGCGACGGTCGTCCGCTACCCGGGCGGCAACTTCGTGTCCGGCTACCGCTGGGAGGACGGCGTCGGCCCGCGGGAGACGCGGCCGCGCGTGCTCGACCTGGCCTGGCGGTCGATCGAGACCAACCAGGTCGGTACCGACGACTTCCTCGCCTGGTGCGCGCGGGTCGGCCTGGAGCCGATGCTCGCGGTCAACCTCGGCAACCGCGGGCTGGCGGAAGCGGTCGACTACCTCGAGTACGTCAACGGCGCTCCCGGCACGCGGTACGCCGACCAGCGCGTGCAGAACGGGAACGCCAAGCCGTGGGGCGTTCGGCTGTGGTGCCTGGGCAACGAGATGGACGGCCCGTGGCAGCTCGGCCACAAGACGCCGCTCGAGTACGCCCGCCTCGCGCAGGAGGTCGCGCACGCGTACAAGACCTTCGACCCGAACCTGCTCCTCGTCGCCTGCGGCTCCTCGAACACGACGATGCCGACGTTCGGCGAATGGGAACGTGTCGTCCTCGAACACTGCTACGAGAACGTCGACCTGATCTCCGCGCACGTGTACTACGAACCGGTCGACGGCGACGAGGTGTCGTTCCTCGCCTCGTCGGCGCACATGGACCGGTACATCCGGGACGTGGTCGCGACCGCGGACCATGTGGCCGCCAAACGGCGCTCGTCGAAGCGGATCAACATCTCGTTCGACGAGTGGAACGTGTGGTTCGCCGCACGGCACGCACAGCACGAGGAGGAACGCGCCGAGGCTTCCGAGGCGCCCGCGCTGATCCAGGACGTCTACACCGCCCTCGACGCGGTGGTGGTCGGATCGCTGCTGATCACCCTGCTGCGCAACACCGATCGGGTTGGCGTGGCCTGCCAGGCGCAGCTGGTGAACGCGATCGCGCCGATCCTGACCGTCGAGGGAGGCGACGCCTGGCGGCAGACGATCTTCCACCCGTTCGCACTGACCGCGAAGTACGCGCGCGGGACGGTGCTGATGCTCGCCGGCGACCACGGTTCCGTGGACACACCGGCGTACGGATCCGTCGAGCAGGTGTGGGCAGTCGCGACGTACGACGAAGAGTCCGGTGAGCTGGCGCTCTTCGCCGCCAACCGGTCGCTCACCGAACCCGCTTCCTGGACCGTCCGGCTCGGCTCGCTCGGTGAACTCCGCCTGCTCGAGCATCTCGTGGTCGGTGACGACGACCGCAACGCAGTCAACTCCCAGCAAGCCCCTGATCGGGTCGTTCCCCAGGCCGGCTCCTCCGCTCTCGCCGGCGACCGGTTGACGGTGACCCTGCCGCCGGCGTCCTGGCACTGCATCCGGCTCGCCCGTTGA
- a CDS encoding extracellular solute-binding protein: protein MTSPDLVRLGRRTLLGTVAGAGAGLALSACGGTSGPPQAAPATGKGGAEGYDGPNVELQYWNGLTGGDGPIMKKLAQKFMDANPKIKITTTSIAWADLFQKLPAAVQSGRAPDICLMHTGDIATNAARRVVQPIDDVVAGAKLTAADYAELVWKATFYQDKQYAIPLDIHPAGLYYNKKVLAQVGADPEKPPTTKDEFMAVLDKCKSKGVKGYWVSALSVGGLIAQSMIFQNGGYMISDDGSKTGFGDQPAIDAITFFKGLIDNDYSPKNAAGDGDWVSFSNNKAAFMIVGPWMVTPCKQAKGLEWGCAPIPILGSQNQTWAGSHCFTLPRQINQDQNKATAARVFVNWMSQNSVGWAEAGMVPARKSVRDSAEFAQYTEVKQFEKMIDWAHFPPNVPGSGDTDPEWTKAISLAVTGKKPVDQALKEAAQKGDQILAANKKKYGG, encoded by the coding sequence ATGACTTCTCCTGACCTGGTGCGGCTCGGCCGCCGCACCCTCCTCGGCACCGTCGCGGGTGCCGGCGCCGGCCTCGCCCTCTCCGCCTGTGGCGGCACCAGCGGACCGCCCCAGGCGGCGCCCGCGACCGGCAAGGGCGGCGCCGAGGGGTACGACGGACCCAACGTCGAACTGCAGTACTGGAACGGCCTGACCGGCGGCGACGGCCCGATCATGAAGAAGCTCGCCCAGAAGTTCATGGACGCCAACCCGAAGATCAAGATCACCACCACGTCGATCGCCTGGGCGGACCTGTTCCAGAAGCTGCCGGCCGCGGTGCAGAGCGGGCGCGCGCCCGACATCTGCCTGATGCACACGGGCGACATCGCCACGAACGCCGCGCGCCGGGTGGTGCAGCCGATCGACGACGTGGTCGCCGGTGCCAAGCTCACCGCCGCCGACTACGCCGAGCTGGTCTGGAAGGCGACCTTCTACCAGGACAAGCAGTACGCCATCCCGCTCGACATCCACCCGGCCGGGCTGTACTACAACAAGAAGGTCCTGGCCCAGGTGGGCGCGGACCCGGAGAAGCCGCCGACGACCAAGGACGAGTTCATGGCCGTCCTGGACAAGTGCAAGTCCAAGGGCGTCAAGGGCTACTGGGTCAGCGCGCTGAGCGTCGGCGGCCTGATCGCGCAGTCGATGATCTTCCAGAACGGCGGCTACATGATCAGCGACGACGGTTCCAAGACCGGCTTCGGCGATCAGCCGGCGATCGACGCGATCACCTTCTTCAAGGGCCTGATCGACAACGACTACTCGCCGAAGAACGCCGCTGGTGACGGCGACTGGGTGTCGTTCAGCAACAACAAGGCCGCCTTCATGATCGTCGGCCCGTGGATGGTCACACCCTGCAAGCAGGCCAAGGGCCTGGAGTGGGGCTGCGCGCCGATCCCGATCCTCGGTTCGCAGAACCAGACCTGGGCCGGTTCGCACTGCTTCACGCTGCCGCGGCAGATCAACCAGGACCAGAACAAGGCGACGGCGGCGCGCGTCTTCGTCAACTGGATGAGCCAGAACTCGGTCGGCTGGGCCGAGGCCGGCATGGTGCCGGCCCGCAAGTCGGTCCGGGACTCCGCGGAGTTCGCGCAGTACACCGAGGTGAAGCAGTTCGAGAAGATGATCGACTGGGCGCACTTCCCGCCCAATGTGCCGGGCTCCGGCGACACCGACCCCGAGTGGACGAAGGCGATCAGCCTCGCCGTGACCGGGAAGAAGCCGGTCGACCAGGCACTGAAGGAAGCGGCGCAGAAGGGCGATCAGATCCTGGCCGCCAACAAGAAGAAGTACGGCGGATGA